Proteins from one Ardenticatena maritima genomic window:
- a CDS encoding ABC transporter substrate-binding protein codes for MKKKLLLTLTLFVMLFWVAACGGGEESTPATEEPAAEAPAQEEQAQEEPTAEPAEEPAQEESSGGERVKVRWFVGLGAGTDEGAIPPQEEFVKRFNESQDKIELVLEIVDNAAAYDALATQIAAGNAPCIVGPVGIRGRDSFKGAWLDLQPLIEKYNYDMSDFDPAMIEFYQVKEEGQLGIPFAIYPSFVIYNKDLFDEAGLPYPPAHHGEPYIDENGEEHEWNIETLTELAKKLTVDVNGEDATSEAFDPDNIVQFGWMNQWTDARGIGTFFGAGSLVDENGNAQVPEHWREAWKWYYGGMWKEWFIPNGPYGGADFLQGPGGPFSSGNMGMIHIHLWYVAPWALGEADFDWNLAATPAYNGKITAKMHADTFGILKGCPTPDEAFEVLTYMLSKEHAPELLNIYGGMPARLSLQDSFFQQYQEANFPDKTDINWDVVREAVAYADNPNHESWVPGYQETSDRLNQFWDKLSNTPDLDVDAEIDALVQDLQKIFDANRE; via the coding sequence ATGAAGAAAAAACTGTTACTCACATTGACGCTCTTTGTGATGCTCTTCTGGGTAGCGGCGTGTGGCGGTGGTGAGGAATCCACCCCGGCGACGGAAGAGCCGGCCGCTGAAGCCCCGGCGCAGGAAGAACAGGCGCAAGAAGAGCCAACTGCTGAACCGGCGGAAGAACCGGCGCAGGAAGAATCCAGCGGTGGCGAACGCGTGAAAGTGCGCTGGTTCGTGGGTCTGGGCGCCGGCACGGACGAAGGCGCTATTCCGCCGCAAGAGGAATTTGTCAAGCGCTTCAACGAAAGCCAGGACAAAATCGAGCTGGTGCTCGAAATCGTGGACAACGCTGCCGCATATGACGCGCTGGCCACGCAGATTGCCGCGGGGAACGCGCCCTGTATCGTCGGTCCCGTCGGGATTCGCGGGCGTGACTCGTTCAAAGGCGCCTGGTTGGACTTGCAGCCGCTCATTGAGAAGTACAACTACGACATGAGCGACTTCGACCCGGCGATGATCGAGTTCTACCAGGTGAAGGAAGAAGGGCAGTTGGGTATTCCCTTCGCCATTTACCCCTCGTTTGTCATCTATAACAAAGACCTCTTCGATGAAGCCGGTTTGCCCTATCCGCCGGCGCACCATGGCGAACCCTACATTGACGAAAACGGCGAAGAACACGAATGGAACATTGAAACGCTCACCGAACTGGCCAAGAAATTGACGGTGGATGTGAATGGTGAAGACGCGACGTCGGAAGCCTTTGACCCCGACAACATTGTCCAGTTTGGGTGGATGAACCAGTGGACCGACGCCCGCGGTATCGGGACCTTCTTTGGCGCGGGTTCGTTGGTGGATGAAAACGGCAACGCCCAGGTGCCGGAACATTGGCGTGAAGCCTGGAAGTGGTACTACGGCGGTATGTGGAAAGAATGGTTCATCCCCAACGGTCCTTACGGCGGCGCCGACTTCCTGCAAGGTCCTGGTGGTCCCTTCTCGTCGGGCAACATGGGGATGATTCACATTCACCTCTGGTATGTGGCGCCGTGGGCGTTGGGTGAAGCCGACTTCGACTGGAACCTGGCGGCAACGCCGGCTTACAACGGCAAGATTACGGCGAAGATGCACGCCGACACCTTCGGTATCTTGAAGGGCTGCCCGACGCCGGACGAAGCCTTTGAAGTGCTCACCTACATGCTCAGCAAGGAACACGCGCCGGAACTGCTCAACATCTACGGTGGTATGCCCGCGCGCCTCTCGTTGCAGGATTCGTTCTTCCAGCAGTACCAGGAAGCCAACTTCCCCGACAAGACCGACATCAACTGGGACGTGGTGCGTGAAGCCGTGGCTTACGCCGACAACCCGAACCACGAAAGTTGGGTGCCGGGCTATCAGGAAACATCGGACCGCTTGAACCAGTTCTGGGATAAGCTGTCCAACACGCCCGACCTGGACGTTGACGCTGAAATTGATGCCCTGGTCCAGGACTTGCAGAAGATTTTCGACGCGAATCGCGAGTGA
- a CDS encoding carbohydrate ABC transporter permease translates to MAAEPGTYTQTQERSPMYAKTLLPKRVREWVLNVTLTGLTILLLVAFLIPMAYGVTTALKTNNQFSEPGAPWWPARARTFEYEGEEYEVYLVPIDGEIKHMALYKKGRKTSLLIDIEHPEQGPIEWEGNWRQLERDWEFAPQWQNFKRAWDTIDFPLLLRNTLMYAGITTFGAVMSAAVVAYGFARFRIPGKQILFMLMLSTVILPGAVTLIPTYYVFLKIGWVGTWLPLIVPAFFSWGTNVFLLRQFFLTIPRDLDEAAMIDGANPLRIFLSILLPMSKPALTAVALFHFFWAWNDFFGPLIYLAGHPEKFPITVGLTQFNNLYSQSTNLIQAASLISAVIPLLVFFFAQRIFMQGVVITGVEK, encoded by the coding sequence ATGGCGGCAGAACCTGGCACGTACACACAGACGCAAGAACGCTCGCCGATGTATGCGAAAACGCTATTGCCAAAGCGTGTTCGCGAATGGGTGTTGAACGTCACGCTTACTGGGCTGACAATTTTGCTCCTGGTGGCGTTTCTCATCCCCATGGCGTATGGCGTGACCACGGCTTTGAAAACCAACAATCAATTTTCAGAACCGGGGGCGCCGTGGTGGCCTGCACGGGCGCGTACTTTCGAGTATGAAGGCGAAGAATATGAAGTGTATCTGGTGCCCATTGATGGCGAAATCAAGCATATGGCGCTTTACAAGAAAGGGCGCAAAACAAGTTTGTTGATTGATATCGAGCACCCTGAGCAGGGACCGATTGAATGGGAAGGAAACTGGCGCCAGTTGGAACGTGACTGGGAGTTTGCCCCCCAGTGGCAAAACTTCAAACGCGCCTGGGATACCATTGATTTCCCGCTCTTGCTCCGCAACACGCTGATGTATGCTGGGATTACGACGTTTGGCGCGGTGATGTCAGCGGCGGTGGTGGCGTATGGGTTTGCGCGTTTCCGCATTCCGGGCAAGCAAATTCTCTTCATGCTGATGCTTTCGACGGTGATTTTGCCCGGTGCGGTGACACTGATTCCCACGTACTACGTTTTCTTGAAAATTGGCTGGGTGGGAACCTGGTTGCCGCTCATCGTACCGGCTTTCTTCTCATGGGGAACCAACGTCTTCTTGCTGCGTCAGTTTTTCTTGACGATCCCGCGTGATTTGGATGAGGCCGCCATGATTGACGGCGCGAACCCGTTGCGCATTTTCCTCTCGATCCTCTTACCGATGTCCAAACCGGCATTGACGGCTGTCGCGCTGTTCCACTTCTTCTGGGCGTGGAACGACTTCTTTGGCCCGTTGATTTACCTGGCCGGTCATCCTGAAAAGTTCCCCATTACGGTGGGTTTGACGCAGTTCAACAATCTGTATTCGCAATCAACCAACCTGATTCAAGCGGCGTCGCTCATTTCGGCGGTGATTCCGTTGTTGGTCTTCTTCTTTGCGCAACGCATCTTCATGCAAGGTGTGGTGATTACCGGTGTTGAAAAATAG
- a CDS encoding glycoside hydrolase family 3 protein, whose translation MTLRRTLFILLVALGVGACGGQASPPQQSLATETLASPTASPTEMPPTPAPPLYTQPDADIDARVDDLLSRMTLAEKIGQMTLIEKNSISPDEVRELAIGGVLSGGGGYPKDENSPEAWARMVEAYQQAALETRLGIPILYGVDAVHGHNNVYGATIFPHNVGLGAANDAELVARIGRATAVEMAATGIYWNYAPGVMVPQDIRWGRTYEGYAERPEHVAALASAFVRGLQSPDIAPPNLVMSTPKHYLGDGGTAWGTGDSGYQIDQGDTQVDEATMRALHLPPYQAAIEAGAKVIMASYSSWNGEKLHASLYWLTDVLKGELGFDGFVVSDWGAIDQISPDYYEAVVTAINAGIDMNMVPYDARRFITTLTQAVEAGDVPEARIDDAVRRILRVKFHMGLFEHPMAHAELLSEVGSAAHHALAREAAAKSAVLLKNEGNVLPLSKDVGHLFVGGLAADNMGIQAGGWTIEWQGKTGDIIPGTTILEGIQAAVSPQTVVEYNKFGNFQGDPSADDAVCIAVVGESPYAEGRGDSADLRLPTKEIRTLNRMEEACARLVVVLVSGRPLIVTDHIDAWDAFVAAWLPGSEGAGVADVLFGERPFVGRLPYTWPRSVEQVPLGRSDEPPLFPYGFGLTTEGE comes from the coding sequence ATGACGCTTCGGCGCACACTCTTCATTCTGCTTGTGGCGTTGGGCGTCGGTGCATGTGGGGGGCAAGCAAGCCCCCCACAACAGTCTCTCGCCACGGAGACGCTTGCCTCGCCCACGGCGTCGCCAACGGAGATGCCGCCGACACCTGCACCGCCGCTCTACACACAGCCAGATGCCGATATTGATGCGCGGGTGGACGATCTGCTCTCGCGGATGACGCTGGCTGAGAAAATCGGGCAGATGACGTTGATTGAAAAGAACAGTATCTCGCCGGACGAGGTGCGCGAACTCGCCATTGGTGGTGTGCTCAGCGGTGGCGGCGGGTATCCCAAAGATGAAAATTCCCCCGAAGCGTGGGCGCGCATGGTGGAAGCGTACCAGCAAGCCGCCCTGGAAACGCGCTTGGGTATCCCCATTCTCTACGGGGTAGATGCTGTGCATGGGCATAACAACGTCTATGGCGCCACCATTTTCCCCCACAACGTGGGGCTGGGCGCGGCAAACGACGCCGAGTTGGTGGCGCGCATTGGACGGGCGACCGCGGTCGAGATGGCGGCCACGGGCATTTACTGGAACTACGCGCCCGGTGTGATGGTTCCGCAAGATATTCGCTGGGGGCGCACGTATGAAGGCTATGCCGAACGCCCCGAACATGTGGCGGCGCTGGCAAGCGCCTTTGTGCGCGGTTTGCAGTCGCCCGATATTGCCCCGCCCAATCTGGTCATGAGCACCCCCAAGCACTACCTGGGCGATGGCGGGACGGCGTGGGGCACCGGCGATAGCGGCTACCAGATTGACCAGGGCGATACGCAGGTGGATGAGGCCACGATGCGCGCCCTGCACCTGCCGCCCTATCAGGCCGCTATTGAGGCTGGCGCGAAGGTCATCATGGCGTCGTATTCCAGTTGGAATGGTGAAAAACTGCACGCCAGCCTCTATTGGCTCACCGACGTTCTCAAAGGCGAACTCGGCTTTGATGGCTTCGTGGTCTCTGATTGGGGCGCTATTGACCAGATTTCCCCCGACTATTACGAGGCTGTGGTGACGGCGATCAACGCGGGCATTGACATGAACATGGTGCCCTACGACGCGCGCCGCTTCATCACAACGTTGACGCAAGCCGTGGAAGCCGGCGATGTGCCCGAAGCGCGCATTGACGATGCTGTGCGGCGCATTTTGCGCGTCAAGTTCCACATGGGCTTGTTCGAGCACCCAATGGCGCATGCTGAATTGCTCTCCGAGGTTGGCAGTGCGGCGCACCATGCACTGGCGCGCGAGGCTGCCGCCAAATCGGCGGTTCTGCTCAAAAACGAGGGGAACGTGCTCCCGCTGTCCAAGGATGTTGGGCATCTGTTTGTTGGGGGCTTGGCCGCTGACAACATGGGGATTCAAGCCGGCGGCTGGACGATTGAATGGCAGGGCAAAACGGGCGACATCATCCCTGGGACAACCATTTTGGAAGGCATTCAAGCCGCTGTTTCGCCCCAAACCGTGGTCGAATACAACAAGTTCGGCAACTTCCAGGGCGACCCCTCAGCCGACGATGCGGTTTGTATCGCCGTGGTGGGCGAATCGCCCTATGCGGAAGGGCGCGGGGATAGCGCCGACTTGCGCTTGCCCACCAAGGAAATACGCACGCTGAACCGCATGGAAGAGGCATGCGCTCGCTTGGTGGTGGTGCTGGTTTCAGGGCGTCCCTTGATTGTGACGGATCACATTGACGCCTGGGATGCCTTTGTGGCGGCGTGGCTCCCTGGAAGCGAGGGCGCGGGAGTGGCTGATGTGCTCTTTGGCGAACGCCCCTTCGTGGGACGTTTGCCCTACACGTGGCCGCGCAGTGTCGAACAGGTGCCGTTGGGGCGCTCTGACGAGCCGCCCTTGTTCCCTTATGGCTTTGGGTTGACCACTGAGGGAGAATGA
- a CDS encoding glycoside hydrolase family 16 protein, which yields MGKRQRFLAALGAYLVGGMVFGVLVGCAVGGAPEPSPTATTPPPTPTPERWVLEWEDDFSQDIRESNNWLFDKGASGWGNREWQYYTDRPENARVEDGVLILEARNEEYSAWSYTSARIKTQYMHAWTYGRVEARIKLPPGGKGIWPAFWMLGEDIATKGWPECGEIDIMENIGNPREVYGTVHGPGYSGAGGIDGRFVSDVSLAEDFHIYAIEWTPDDIRWYVDETQYHQVFREHVPGEWVFDHPFFILLNVAVGGEWPGYPDETTPFPQQMLVDYVRVYRDTTLTLPSP from the coding sequence ATGGGCAAGAGACAGCGCTTTCTCGCCGCCCTGGGGGCGTATCTGGTGGGGGGAATGGTGTTCGGTGTGCTGGTGGGGTGTGCAGTTGGAGGTGCCCCTGAACCATCACCCACCGCGACCACGCCGCCCCCCACGCCTACCCCTGAACGGTGGGTGCTGGAATGGGAAGATGATTTCTCGCAGGATATTCGCGAATCGAACAACTGGCTGTTCGATAAAGGCGCCAGCGGTTGGGGGAATCGCGAATGGCAATACTACACCGACCGACCGGAGAATGCCCGTGTTGAGGACGGGGTTTTGATTCTGGAAGCACGCAACGAGGAATACAGCGCCTGGTCGTACACGTCCGCCCGCATCAAAACGCAGTATATGCATGCGTGGACGTATGGGCGCGTTGAAGCCCGTATCAAACTGCCGCCGGGCGGCAAAGGCATTTGGCCCGCTTTTTGGATGCTGGGCGAAGATATCGCCACCAAAGGATGGCCCGAATGTGGCGAAATTGACATCATGGAGAACATCGGCAACCCGCGCGAAGTGTATGGCACCGTGCATGGTCCCGGCTATTCAGGCGCGGGGGGCATTGATGGACGCTTTGTCAGCGATGTGTCGCTGGCGGAAGATTTTCACATCTACGCTATTGAATGGACGCCTGACGACATTCGCTGGTATGTGGATGAGACGCAATATCACCAGGTGTTCCGCGAGCATGTGCCCGGCGAGTGGGTCTTCGACCATCCGTTCTTCATTTTGCTGAATGTGGCCGTAGGTGGTGAATGGCCTGGCTATCCCGATGAGACAACGCCGTTTCCTCAGCAAATGCTGGTGGATTATGTGCGTGTCTATCGCGATACAACGTTGACGCTTCCTTCACCATAG
- a CDS encoding aldo/keto reductase, with amino-acid sequence MKTRILGKSGIEVSEIGFGLWAAGGDMWGPTDDKAILDAIDYALDHGVNFFDTADVYGWGHSEELLGKAMKGRRDRFVVATKIGWWGFDGEAGRSAYTTVEKLIEGVESNLRRLQTDYIDVIQSHINFRDPTMEIFLEGFQRLQRDGKVRAYGVSTSDFEYLKAFNHDGNCATLQIDYSILNRTPEAEIFPYCLENNIGVIVRGALAMGILTGKFTPETRFPENDWRKRWHENEDEYQIFLNDLQIVEKLRPLAEAKGITLAQLALQFVLAHPAVSTVIPGIKNVRQVEANIHAGELPPLDEETLKAIDAIVPPGGGRKIWPA; translated from the coding sequence ATGAAAACACGCATCTTGGGCAAAAGCGGTATCGAAGTCTCCGAAATTGGGTTTGGCCTCTGGGCGGCTGGTGGCGACATGTGGGGGCCCACCGACGACAAGGCCATCCTTGACGCCATTGATTACGCCCTTGATCACGGTGTCAACTTCTTCGACACCGCCGATGTGTACGGTTGGGGGCACAGCGAGGAACTGCTCGGCAAAGCGATGAAGGGACGCCGCGACCGCTTTGTGGTCGCCACCAAAATTGGCTGGTGGGGGTTCGACGGCGAGGCCGGGCGTTCCGCTTACACCACCGTCGAGAAACTGATTGAAGGCGTCGAAAGCAACCTGCGCCGCTTGCAAACCGATTACATCGACGTCATCCAGAGCCACATCAACTTCCGCGACCCGACCATGGAGATTTTCCTGGAAGGCTTCCAGCGTTTGCAGCGCGACGGCAAGGTGCGCGCCTACGGCGTCAGCACCAGCGATTTCGAGTATCTGAAAGCCTTCAACCACGACGGCAACTGCGCCACTTTGCAGATTGATTACAGCATTCTCAACCGCACGCCCGAAGCCGAAATTTTCCCCTACTGTTTGGAAAACAACATCGGTGTGATTGTGCGCGGGGCGCTGGCGATGGGCATTCTCACCGGCAAATTCACGCCCGAAACCCGCTTCCCCGAAAACGACTGGCGCAAACGCTGGCACGAGAACGAAGACGAGTACCAGATTTTCCTGAACGACCTGCAAATTGTCGAGAAACTGCGCCCATTGGCGGAAGCCAAAGGCATCACCCTGGCGCAACTGGCGCTGCAATTTGTGCTGGCGCATCCCGCGGTCAGCACGGTGATTCCCGGCATCAAGAATGTGCGCCAGGTGGAAGCCAACATTCATGCGGGCGAACTGCCCCCGCTGGACGAAGAAACGTTGAAAGCCATTGACGCCATCGTCCCGCCGGGGGGTGGCCGCAAAATCTGGCCGGCGTGA
- a CDS encoding carbohydrate ABC transporter permease, with product MAMVEDIRSAFTSLRQARRRPMSRLERREMIWGLFFLSPWMIGFLLFYLFPMIASFGFSLYDFNPAVPDQAKFIGLENWRRALFEDREVWLSFWRTIQFALISLPVHLGSALFIAILLNSKHVIGKSIYRTLFYMPTMIPLVATVLIWSGVLNEQTGWINVIIEKLTGFDATGRNGLRWLADPNLVYIAYTMFGLWGIGNAMIVFLAGLQGVPTELYEAAEIDGANWWQKLRKITIPMITPVVFYQLVLGVIGALQYFLAPFVLNGGSGFPEGKTRFYMIYFYKQAFAFFNMGYAATLAWLMFIVALIVTIILFGTARYWVYYAAEER from the coding sequence ATGGCAATGGTAGAAGATATTCGATCGGCTTTCACGTCATTGCGGCAGGCGCGCAGACGGCCTATGTCTCGCCTGGAACGGCGAGAAATGATATGGGGGCTTTTCTTCCTGAGCCCATGGATGATTGGGTTTTTGCTCTTTTATTTGTTTCCGATGATTGCCTCGTTTGGCTTCTCTTTGTATGACTTCAATCCGGCTGTCCCCGACCAAGCCAAATTTATTGGTCTTGAAAACTGGCGGCGGGCTTTGTTCGAGGATCGCGAAGTTTGGCTTTCGTTTTGGCGGACAATTCAATTTGCCTTGATTTCTTTGCCGGTACACCTTGGTTCAGCGCTCTTTATTGCCATTTTGCTGAATTCCAAGCATGTCATTGGGAAGAGTATTTACCGTACGCTCTTCTACATGCCCACAATGATTCCCCTCGTCGCTACTGTCTTGATTTGGAGCGGCGTCCTCAACGAACAAACCGGTTGGATCAATGTCATCATCGAAAAACTGACCGGCTTTGACGCAACCGGACGAAATGGATTGCGCTGGCTTGCCGACCCCAATCTGGTTTACATTGCGTACACGATGTTTGGCTTATGGGGGATTGGCAACGCCATGATTGTCTTCCTGGCGGGGTTGCAGGGTGTGCCCACTGAACTCTATGAGGCGGCTGAAATTGACGGCGCCAATTGGTGGCAGAAACTGCGCAAAATTACCATTCCCATGATTACCCCCGTCGTTTTCTACCAGTTGGTGTTGGGGGTCATTGGCGCACTGCAATACTTCCTCGCACCTTTCGTCTTGAACGGCGGTTCCGGTTTTCCCGAAGGAAAAACACGCTTTTACATGATTTACTTCTACAAACAGGCTTTCGCCTTCTTCAACATGGGATATGCGGCAACGTTGGCGTGGCTGATGTTTATTGTGGCCTTGATTGTGACCATCATTCTCTTCGGAACGGCGCGCTACTGGGTCTATTATGCGGCAGAGGAGCGATAA